In one window of Amblyomma americanum isolate KBUSLIRL-KWMA chromosome 9, ASM5285725v1, whole genome shotgun sequence DNA:
- the LOC144103892 gene encoding uncharacterized protein LOC144103892, translating to MQKLAAELEQVEPKAKNRRFCKGFERETEVNTFGLVNWRSFELWSHCGVSEQVVANSAKRAYEKCGAADGLICSTESQAEADVESPTLNEQCISEESTECDKQAVEDGFLESELPNTRAEEGLSVCCVELTPRCEGEEANLDLDGGTQGAIEKLEASFDKETRTTQPRRKKGKGLGPRRKNLKCQDLNSGVRRGANVSTGNVAKGKAEGKAKASRIKSGKLAAKVTGQTGRAGGFKPDRCNRKGRPLIGSKTEARFCKKHWPAGRPRLHRADRKALRKKAKRPGRSQDAKLRDIPGRRARASRNQVCRGVLRVHLKRMGPSISARDSRKRTGRKRSRAYLRREKRVASIAGLGSSTPSVPDFACFPKAS from the coding sequence ATGCAGAAACTAGCAGCGGAGCTAGAGCAGGTCGAACCCAAGGCTAAGAACAGGCGGTTCTGTAAAGGCTTCGAAAGGGAAACAGAGGTGAACACTTTTGGCCTGGTAAACTGGAGAAGTTTCGAGTTGTGGAGTCACTGCGGCGTCAGTGAACAAGTTGTGGCTAACTCTGCGAAGCGGGCGTATGAGAAGTGTGGAGCTGCAGATGGGTTAATATGCAGTACTGAGAGCCAGGCTGAAGCAGATGTTGAGAGCCCAACTCTAAATGAGCAGTGCATTTCTGAGGAAAGCACGGAGTGCGATAAGCAGGCGGTGGAGGATGGCTTTCTAGAAAGTGAACTGCCGAACACTAGGGCAGAGGAAGGTCTGTCTGTCTGCTGTGTGGAGCTGACGCCACGCTGCGAAGGCGAAGAAGCCAATTTAGACTTGGATGGAGGCACCCAAGGTGCGATTGAAAAACTAGAAGCTAGTTTTGATAAGGAGACGCGCACGACACAGCCGagacgaaaaaaaggaaaagggctAGGACCAAGACGAAAAAACTTAAAATGTCAGGACCTAAATTCAGGGGTGCGGagaggtgctaacgttagcacaggAAATGTGGCAAAAgggaaagcagaaggaaaagcaAAAGCTTCCCGCATTAAATCTGGCAAATTAGCGGCTAAGGTTACGGGTCAGACGGGACGCGCAGGTGGTTTTAAACCTGACCGCTGTAACAGAAAGGGAAGACCGCTCATTGGAAGCAAGACAGAAGCGAGGTTTTGCAAAAAGCATTGGCCTGCGGGAAGACCGAGACTACATCGAGCTGACAGAAAGGCACTAAGAAAAAAAGCCAAGCGGCCCGGAAGATCACAAGACGCTAAGTTGCGTGACATTCCGGGGAGGCGAGCACGGGCCTCGAGAAACCAGGTATGCAGGGGTGTTCTGCGCGTGCACTTGAAAAGAATGGGTCCTTCAATTTCCGCACGTGATTCCAGGAAGCGCACAGGGCGAAAGCGTAGCCGAGCTTACTTGAGACGAGAAAAAAGGGTAGCTTCTATAGCTGGACTCGGTTCATCGACTCCCTCGGTTCCCGACTTTGCATGCTTTCCCAAAGCCTCTTGA